Proteins from one Niallia circulans genomic window:
- the sdaAA gene encoding L-serine ammonia-lyase, iron-sulfur-dependent, subunit alpha, which produces MFRNVAELVEMANSQNKPISEIMIEQEVEVTGKTRAQIIAQMDTNLTVMEQAVERGLNGVVSHSGLTGGDAVLLQAYIKKGNFLTGEVILDAVSKAVATNEVNAAMGMICATPTAGSAGVVPGTLFAVKNKLNPTREQMLNFLFTSGAFGFVVANNASISGAAGGCQAEVGSAAGMAAAAIVEMAGGTPEQSANAMAITLKNMLGLVCDPVAGLVEVPCVKRNAMGAANAMVAADMALAGITSRIPCDEVIDAMYRIGLSMPSALRETAQGGLAATPTGRRLEAEIFGNAAAGK; this is translated from the coding sequence ATGTTTCGAAATGTAGCGGAACTTGTGGAAATGGCAAACAGTCAAAATAAGCCTATTTCCGAAATAATGATTGAGCAAGAAGTAGAAGTGACAGGTAAAACACGGGCACAAATCATCGCACAGATGGATACTAATTTAACTGTCATGGAGCAAGCGGTTGAACGAGGACTTAATGGAGTTGTGTCCCATTCAGGATTGACTGGCGGCGACGCTGTGCTTCTTCAGGCATATATTAAGAAGGGGAATTTCCTGACAGGCGAAGTGATTTTAGACGCAGTCAGCAAAGCAGTTGCCACAAATGAGGTTAATGCAGCGATGGGCATGATTTGTGCCACACCGACTGCAGGATCTGCTGGAGTTGTGCCGGGAACGTTATTTGCAGTAAAAAATAAACTAAATCCAACAAGAGAGCAGATGCTTAACTTCTTGTTTACGTCAGGTGCATTTGGTTTTGTTGTTGCAAACAATGCCTCTATTTCTGGTGCTGCAGGAGGCTGCCAAGCAGAAGTAGGCTCAGCAGCAGGAATGGCAGCGGCAGCGATTGTGGAAATGGCTGGAGGCACACCTGAGCAAAGTGCCAATGCAATGGCGATAACGTTAAAGAATATGCTTGGATTAGTATGTGACCCTGTGGCGGGACTTGTTGAGGTTCCATGTGTAAAAAGAAATGCGATGGGCGCAGCAAACGCGATGGTTGCTGCAGATATGGCACTTGCAGGCATTACTAGCCGCATACCGTGCGACGAGGTAATTGATGCAATGTACAGAATCGGATTAAGCATGCCATCTGCATTAAGAGAAACAGCGCAAGGAGGGTTGGCAGCAACACCAACTGGCCGGAGACTGGAAGCAGAAATCTTTGGGAATGCTGCAGCAGGAAAGTGA
- the sdaAB gene encoding L-serine ammonia-lyase, iron-sulfur-dependent subunit beta: MKYKSVFDIIGPVMIGPSSSHTAGAARIGRVARSLFERQPKWVDVHLYGSFAETYKGHGTDVAIIGGILDFDTFDERIKTSLELAEQRGIKVVFHLEEAIPEHPNTAKVRVGDEDGELELVGISIGGGKIEITELNGFQLKLSGHHPAILVVHNDRFGAIAKVSNVLAKYEINIGHMEVSRKEKGKLALMTIEVDQNIEEKILKEIEALDGMEKVTRIVD; this comes from the coding sequence ATGAAATATAAAAGCGTTTTTGATATTATCGGGCCAGTTATGATTGGTCCATCGAGCTCGCATACAGCAGGTGCTGCACGAATTGGCAGGGTTGCACGAAGCTTGTTTGAAAGGCAGCCCAAATGGGTCGATGTCCACCTGTACGGGTCTTTTGCTGAAACATACAAAGGGCATGGAACAGATGTAGCTATTATCGGAGGAATCCTTGATTTTGATACATTTGATGAGAGAATCAAAACATCCCTTGAATTGGCTGAGCAAAGAGGCATAAAGGTAGTGTTCCATTTGGAGGAAGCGATTCCTGAACACCCGAACACAGCTAAAGTTCGCGTTGGTGATGAGGATGGTGAACTAGAGCTTGTCGGCATCTCGATCGGCGGCGGAAAAATCGAAATCACCGAACTTAACGGATTTCAGCTCAAGCTTTCAGGACATCATCCAGCTATTCTTGTTGTCCATAATGACCGTTTTGGTGCTATTGCAAAAGTGTCCAATGTACTTGCCAAATATGAAATTAATATCGGGCATATGGAAGTTAGCAGAAAAGAAAAAGGAAAACTCGCACTTATGACGATTGAGGTCGATCAGAATATAGAAGAAAAAATATTAAAAGAAATCGAAGCCCTTGACGGAATGGAGAAGGTTACGAGAATAGTTGATTAA
- a CDS encoding DAK2 domain-containing protein, protein MSITVLEGKRFAEMVIQGANHLSSNANYVDALNVFPVPDGDTGTNMNLSMSSGAKEVQNNIQSHIGKVGLSLSKGLLMGARGNSGVILSQLFRGFSKSIEQKDSITAQEFANALQFGVETAYKAVMKPVEGTILTVAKDAAKKAVQSAENNTDITVVMADVVKEAKASLNRTPDLLPVLKEVGVVDSGGQGLVFVYEGFLSVLTGEALPETTQQTVTMNDLVNAEHHKNVHGFMNTEDIEFGYCTEFMVRLEEDKLGGKPFSEEQFRQDLSQYGDSLLVIADDEVVKIHIHSNQPGEVLTFGQNYGNLIKMKIENMREQHSSLIEGSKESFDAPLPAVEEQKEYGIVTVSMGSGIADMFRSIGAHSVIEGGQTMNPSTEDIVNAVNKINAKKVFILPNNKNIIMAAEQAAQVLDAEVVVIPSKTVPQGMSALLAFNPSGDLETNKKGMIAALEHVKTGQITYAVRDTSIDGLQIETGDFMGIADGKIVAKSKDKAQSAKELLGTMIDEDTEILTIIKGEEALEEELEAVVSFVEENYEDVEVEVHDGKQPLYSFIFSVE, encoded by the coding sequence GTGTCGATTACAGTTTTAGAAGGAAAGCGATTTGCCGAAATGGTAATCCAAGGAGCAAACCATTTATCCTCTAATGCTAATTATGTAGATGCGTTAAATGTATTCCCGGTCCCGGATGGCGATACTGGAACAAATATGAATTTGTCCATGTCATCTGGTGCGAAGGAAGTTCAAAATAATATTCAGTCACATATCGGAAAAGTAGGGCTTTCCCTCTCAAAGGGACTGCTAATGGGAGCAAGAGGGAATTCTGGCGTTATTCTGTCCCAGCTGTTCCGCGGTTTTTCCAAATCCATTGAACAAAAGGACAGCATTACTGCACAAGAGTTCGCCAATGCCCTTCAGTTTGGTGTTGAGACTGCTTATAAAGCAGTGATGAAGCCTGTGGAAGGTACGATTTTGACTGTTGCAAAAGATGCGGCAAAAAAAGCAGTCCAATCAGCAGAGAATAACACTGATATCACTGTAGTAATGGCAGATGTCGTTAAAGAAGCGAAAGCATCCTTAAATAGAACGCCGGATTTGCTTCCTGTTTTGAAGGAAGTAGGAGTTGTTGACAGCGGCGGTCAAGGGCTTGTATTTGTATATGAAGGTTTCTTATCTGTGCTGACTGGAGAAGCGCTGCCAGAGACAACACAGCAAACAGTAACAATGAATGATCTTGTTAATGCAGAACATCATAAAAATGTTCACGGGTTTATGAATACAGAAGATATTGAGTTTGGCTACTGTACAGAATTTATGGTTCGTCTTGAGGAAGATAAGCTTGGAGGCAAGCCATTTTCTGAGGAACAATTCAGACAGGATTTAAGTCAATATGGCGATTCTTTGCTTGTAATTGCAGATGATGAGGTTGTAAAAATACATATCCACTCCAATCAGCCTGGAGAAGTGCTGACATTTGGGCAAAATTATGGAAACCTTATCAAGATGAAAATTGAAAATATGCGTGAACAACACAGCAGTTTGATTGAAGGCTCAAAAGAATCATTTGATGCGCCTCTACCAGCTGTTGAAGAGCAAAAGGAGTACGGTATCGTTACTGTATCAATGGGAAGTGGAATCGCTGATATGTTCCGCAGCATCGGTGCACATAGTGTCATCGAAGGCGGACAAACGATGAATCCGAGCACAGAGGATATTGTTAATGCTGTTAACAAGATAAACGCGAAAAAAGTGTTCATCTTGCCTAACAACAAAAACATTATCATGGCTGCAGAGCAGGCTGCTCAAGTACTAGATGCAGAAGTTGTCGTGATACCGTCTAAAACAGTTCCGCAAGGCATGTCTGCATTGCTTGCCTTCAATCCATCAGGTGATTTGGAGACAAACAAAAAGGGCATGATTGCTGCATTGGAGCATGTTAAAACAGGTCAAATAACATATGCTGTGAGAGATACAAGCATTGACGGTCTTCAAATCGAAACAGGTGATTTCATGGGCATTGCTGATGGTAAGATTGTTGCTAAAAGCAAGGATAAAGCACAATCTGCTAAAGAATTACTCGGCACAATGATTGACGAAGATACCGAAATATTGACAATTATCAAAGGGGAAGAAGCGCTTGAAGAAGAGCTAGAAGCAGTTGTTTCCTTTGTAGAAGAAAATTATGAAGACGTGGAAGTAGAAGTGCATGACGGCAAACAGCCGCTTTATTCCTTTATTTTCTCTGTTGAATAA
- a CDS encoding Asp23/Gls24 family envelope stress response protein, whose product MSIELKTNFGQIDISTEVIATIAGGAAIDCYGIVGMASKNQIKDGLTDILRKENFTRGVMVRKVDDEVHIDMYIIVSYGTKISEVAHNVQSKVKYTLNKTVGLAVDSVNIYVQGVRVTNP is encoded by the coding sequence ATGTCCATTGAACTAAAAACAAATTTCGGACAAATTGATATTTCAACAGAAGTGATCGCAACAATCGCAGGAGGAGCTGCAATTGATTGCTATGGCATCGTTGGGATGGCGTCTAAAAATCAAATAAAAGATGGATTAACAGATATTTTGCGTAAAGAGAATTTCACTCGCGGAGTAATGGTTCGAAAAGTAGATGACGAAGTGCATATTGATATGTATATAATTGTAAGTTACGGAACGAAAATTTCCGAGGTTGCGCACAATGTTCAATCCAAAGTGAAGTATACACTCAATAAAACAGTTGGACTTGCCGTTGACTCGGTTAATATTTACGTTCAGGGAGTTCGTGTCACGAACCCGTAG
- the rpmB gene encoding 50S ribosomal protein L28, with the protein MPRKCVVTGKKTTTGNARSHAMNANKRTWGANLQKVRILVDGKPKRVWVSARALRSGKVERV; encoded by the coding sequence ATGCCACGTAAATGTGTTGTAACTGGAAAGAAAACAACTACAGGTAATGCTCGTTCCCATGCGATGAATGCTAACAAGCGTACTTGGGGAGCAAACCTTCAAAAGGTTCGTATTTTAGTAGACGGTAAGCCTAAACGTGTTTGGGTATCTGCTAGAGCTCTTAGATCTGGTAAAGTTGAACGCGTATAA
- the spoVM gene encoding stage V sporulation protein SpoVM: protein MRFYTIKLPKFLGGLVRAMLGTFKKE from the coding sequence ATGAGATTTTATACCATTAAATTGCCTAAGTTTTTAGGCGGGCTTGTCCGTGCGATGTTAGGAACATTCAAAAAAGAATAG
- a CDS encoding thiamine diphosphokinase — protein MIINIMAAGPTAYIPSLDKFVEEDSKWIGVDRGALYLMKRNIPILASFGDFDSVNDTEREQINSYSDEVQLFKPEKDETDMELAVNWAISKGAEKIRLFGATGGRMDHTFANLQLLLKYVTESPQVKVEIIDEKNTVTIATAGSYKLKKEEAMPYVSFFPYGTKISGLTLEGFKYPLIDRDLPVSSTLCISNEIIEEYGTFSFVSGILMVIRSHD, from the coding sequence ATGATTATTAATATAATGGCGGCAGGGCCAACAGCATATATTCCATCATTAGATAAGTTTGTAGAAGAAGACAGTAAATGGATAGGTGTTGACAGAGGAGCACTGTATTTAATGAAACGCAATATTCCAATTTTGGCTTCGTTTGGTGACTTCGATTCTGTGAATGATACAGAAAGAGAACAGATTAACAGCTATTCAGACGAAGTACAGCTTTTTAAACCAGAGAAGGATGAAACAGATATGGAGCTCGCCGTTAATTGGGCGATTAGTAAAGGTGCGGAAAAGATCAGGCTCTTTGGAGCAACAGGAGGAAGAATGGATCATACCTTTGCGAACTTGCAGCTGTTGCTTAAATATGTGACAGAAAGTCCTCAAGTGAAGGTGGAAATTATCGATGAAAAAAACACGGTGACAATTGCCACAGCCGGCAGTTATAAATTAAAGAAGGAAGAAGCTATGCCGTATGTTTCCTTTTTTCCGTATGGAACAAAAATTAGTGGTCTAACATTAGAAGGCTTTAAATATCCTTTAATTGATAGGGATCTCCCTGTCAGCAGTACATTGTGCATAAGCAATGAAATTATTGAGGAATATGGTACTTTTTCATTCGTGAGCGGCATATTAATGGTGATAAGGAGTCATGATTAA
- the rsgA gene encoding ribosome small subunit-dependent GTPase A: MPEGKIIKALSGFYYVISDGEITQCRGRGVFRKNKITPLVGDEVVFQAENETDGYILEVKERKNELIRPPIANVEQAILVFSSVEPEFSTALLDRFLTLVEFNRIDPLICITKMDLTTDEKASRMREFADYYEQIGYKVVLTSSETEQGIETLLPELNGKISVFAGQSGVGKSSLLNAIRPDLSLKTDEISSHLGRGKHTTRHVELISVGDALVADTPGFSSLEFEDEMELEDLNYCFPEIEKASQDCKFRGCLHLSEPKCAVKAKVEAQEIQEYRYDHYKDFLQEIKDRKPKY, translated from the coding sequence ATGCCAGAAGGCAAAATCATTAAAGCATTAAGCGGTTTTTATTATGTGATAAGCGATGGAGAAATCACACAGTGCCGAGGCAGGGGTGTTTTCCGTAAAAATAAAATTACCCCGCTTGTCGGTGATGAAGTGGTATTTCAGGCAGAGAATGAAACAGATGGTTATATATTGGAGGTTAAGGAGCGCAAAAATGAACTAATCAGACCTCCAATTGCCAATGTAGAACAGGCAATTCTTGTGTTTTCCAGTGTTGAGCCAGAGTTCAGTACAGCATTATTAGACCGGTTTCTGACATTGGTTGAATTCAACCGTATCGATCCGCTCATCTGTATCACAAAGATGGATTTAACAACTGATGAAAAGGCAAGCAGAATGAGAGAATTTGCGGATTATTATGAGCAAATTGGCTATAAGGTTGTTCTTACTTCATCAGAAACAGAGCAAGGCATTGAAACGCTGCTCCCAGAACTAAATGGAAAAATATCTGTTTTTGCTGGCCAGTCCGGTGTTGGTAAGTCATCGCTATTAAATGCTATCCGTCCTGATTTAAGCTTGAAAACAGATGAAATTTCATCCCATTTGGGCAGAGGTAAGCATACAACCCGCCATGTGGAGCTTATATCGGTTGGAGACGCGCTTGTAGCAGATACGCCGGGTTTTAGCTCCTTAGAGTTTGAGGACGAAATGGAACTCGAGGATTTGAATTATTGCTTCCCGGAGATTGAAAAGGCGAGCCAGGATTGCAAGTTCAGAGGCTGTTTGCATCTGTCTGAGCCGAAATGTGCTGTTAAGGCAAAGGTTGAGGCGCAAGAAATACAAGAATACCGTTATGACCACTATAAGGACTTCCTGCAAGAGATAAAAGACAGGAAGCCTAAATATTAA
- the pknB gene encoding Stk1 family PASTA domain-containing Ser/Thr kinase has product MMIGKRISGRYKIMDMIGGGGMANVYLAHDMILDRDVAVKMLRLDFVNDEEFIRRFHREAHSATSLAHPNIVNIYDVGEERDIYYIVMEYVAGDTLKQYIQKHSPVKIETAIDIMRQLTSGISHAHQNNIVHRDIKPHNILIDNHGHVKITDFGIAMALSATSITQTNSVLGSVHYLSPEQARGGMANKKSDIYSLGIVMFELLTGRLPFSGESAVSIALKHLQSETPSVKRWNDDVPQSVENIVLKATAKDPFHRYSSMEEMEEDLRTALEPERLNEPKFHVPIDDEATKAIPIITDDRTYPNLDETIVHAKAKEEKQVKEEPKEKAGKDKKQKKPKKKGKKLTIALVSTFLVLVILAILSVTVFPAMYIPDEVAVPDVTGSTTEEAISELEAAGFKIGETKTMNDEDVDAGTIIRTAPKAGNNAKKGASITLYESLGKEKYELDDYIGKSYEDVVNLLEKQGFKNISKVEEFDESQESGTILKQNFDQGDEVVPEDAELEFTISKGAQLIKLTDLAGYTKKEVNDYIDEQDLSVTFTEEYSDTVDEGKVISQSPSAGTNVRVGAQVSVVLSKGKEEVPPKEVTLELTIPFEPTEMTEDGQPQAQEVKIYIGDLENNMTEPIETLSITETTKKTITLKIPEGEKGYYRVLRDQSVIIDEEVPYPG; this is encoded by the coding sequence ATGATGATAGGCAAAAGGATAAGTGGTCGCTATAAGATTATGGATATGATCGGTGGCGGGGGAATGGCCAATGTTTATCTTGCCCATGATATGATTCTCGACCGGGATGTTGCGGTTAAGATGCTGCGCCTTGATTTTGTCAATGATGAAGAATTTATCCGTCGTTTCCACAGGGAGGCACATTCTGCGACAAGTCTGGCTCACCCTAATATTGTCAATATTTATGATGTTGGAGAAGAGAGAGACATCTATTATATTGTCATGGAATATGTGGCAGGAGACACCTTAAAACAATACATACAAAAACATTCTCCTGTAAAGATTGAAACTGCCATCGATATCATGAGACAGTTGACATCCGGTATTTCTCATGCCCATCAAAACAACATTGTCCACAGGGACATTAAGCCCCATAATATATTAATTGATAACCATGGTCATGTTAAAATTACAGATTTTGGCATTGCGATGGCCTTAAGTGCCACAAGTATCACTCAAACTAATTCTGTTCTTGGCTCGGTGCATTATTTATCGCCAGAACAGGCGCGAGGCGGGATGGCAAATAAAAAATCGGACATATATTCACTTGGAATAGTTATGTTCGAGCTTCTGACAGGAAGGTTGCCATTTTCAGGAGAGTCGGCAGTGTCGATTGCCTTGAAGCATCTACAATCTGAAACGCCGAGTGTTAAAAGATGGAATGACGATGTTCCACAAAGTGTTGAAAATATCGTTTTAAAAGCAACTGCCAAGGATCCTTTTCACCGCTATAGCAGCATGGAGGAAATGGAAGAGGATTTACGGACAGCATTAGAGCCGGAACGGTTAAATGAACCGAAATTTCATGTTCCGATTGACGATGAAGCAACAAAGGCAATCCCGATAATCACTGATGACCGTACTTACCCTAATCTTGATGAAACAATTGTGCATGCAAAAGCGAAGGAAGAAAAACAGGTTAAAGAGGAGCCGAAAGAGAAAGCAGGCAAAGACAAAAAGCAAAAAAAGCCGAAAAAGAAAGGTAAAAAGCTGACAATTGCTTTAGTTTCTACCTTTTTAGTCTTAGTTATTCTCGCTATTCTTTCCGTCACCGTTTTTCCGGCGATGTACATTCCTGATGAAGTGGCTGTTCCTGATGTAACTGGTTCAACCACAGAAGAAGCAATCTCCGAGCTTGAGGCAGCCGGTTTTAAAATTGGGGAAACAAAGACAATGAATGATGAAGATGTGGATGCAGGCACAATCATTCGTACAGCACCAAAAGCCGGGAACAATGCCAAAAAAGGTGCATCAATTACTTTATATGAAAGCTTAGGGAAAGAAAAATACGAGCTTGATGATTATATTGGAAAGTCATATGAAGATGTCGTGAACCTGCTCGAAAAGCAAGGATTTAAAAACATCAGCAAAGTAGAGGAATTCGATGAATCGCAGGAATCAGGAACAATCCTTAAACAGAATTTTGACCAAGGCGATGAAGTAGTTCCTGAAGATGCTGAATTAGAATTTACAATCAGTAAAGGTGCTCAGCTCATTAAGCTAACTGATCTTGCTGGTTATACAAAAAAAGAAGTCAATGATTATATTGATGAACAAGACTTATCTGTAACTTTTACGGAAGAATACAGTGATACTGTTGATGAAGGAAAAGTTATCTCCCAGTCACCAAGCGCGGGTACAAATGTGCGAGTTGGCGCACAGGTTTCTGTTGTGCTTTCAAAGGGTAAGGAAGAAGTGCCACCTAAAGAAGTGACACTAGAACTAACTATTCCATTTGAACCGACTGAAATGACGGAAGACGGACAGCCGCAAGCACAAGAAGTGAAAATATATATTGGTGATTTGGAAAACAATATGACAGAGCCAATTGAGACCCTTTCGATAACTGAAACAACGAAGAAGACAATTACACTGAAAATCCCTGAAGGGGAAAAAGGATATTATCGCGTGCTGCGCGATCAAAGTGTCATCATTGACGAAGAAGTGCCATATCCAGGTTAA
- a CDS encoding Stp1/IreP family PP2C-type Ser/Thr phosphatase has protein sequence MSQIFMTDKGKVRQHNEDSGAICFNKAGQRLAIVADGMGGHRAGDVASRLTVEKLAEFWENAENVTTADAAESWLKSNILEVNRIVLRHAKENPECEGMGTTIIAVISTDSFSTIAHVGDSRCYLYNEDGFKQLTEDHSLVNELVRMGQITKEDAEHHPRKNVVLRALGTDEQLNIDLITIVFEQGDVILICSDGLSNKVGDGELEEVLQAPETLERKASYLIETANKNGGEDNITVIILEFFDGDKAGEAK, from the coding sequence TTGAGTCAAATTTTCATGACAGATAAAGGGAAAGTCAGACAGCATAATGAAGATAGTGGAGCAATTTGTTTTAATAAAGCCGGACAGCGCCTTGCCATCGTAGCAGATGGTATGGGCGGCCACCGTGCCGGTGATGTTGCCAGCCGTCTTACTGTTGAGAAACTTGCCGAATTTTGGGAGAATGCTGAAAATGTAACGACAGCAGATGCGGCAGAAAGCTGGTTAAAATCCAATATCCTTGAGGTCAACAGGATTGTTTTGCGTCATGCAAAAGAAAACCCTGAATGTGAAGGAATGGGAACAACCATTATTGCTGTTATAAGTACAGACAGTTTTTCAACGATTGCTCATGTCGGTGACAGCCGCTGTTATCTTTATAATGAGGACGGCTTTAAACAACTGACAGAGGACCACTCACTTGTAAACGAACTAGTGAGAATGGGGCAAATCACAAAAGAAGATGCAGAGCATCATCCGCGAAAAAATGTTGTATTGCGTGCACTTGGTACAGATGAACAGCTTAATATCGACTTGATTACTATTGTATTTGAGCAAGGAGATGTCATTCTGATTTGTTCTGACGGCTTGTCCAATAAAGTGGGAGATGGAGAATTAGAAGAGGTTCTTCAGGCACCAGAAACTTTGGAAAGAAAAGCAAGCTATTTGATTGAAACAGCCAACAAAAATGGCGGCGAAGATAATATAACAGTTATAATTTTAGAATTTTTTGACGGTGATAAAGCAGGTGAAGCAAAATGA
- the rlmN gene encoding 23S rRNA (adenine(2503)-C(2))-methyltransferase RlmN yields the protein MEQVKSTRRKQEAEPTIPSIYSLQLDELKEWLKDNNEKAFRGEQIFEWLYKKRVTTFEDMSNLSKNLRTLLEENFTITTLKTIIEQTSNDGTIKFLFELHDGYSIETVLMRHDYGNSVCVTTQVGCRIGCTFCASTLGGLKRNLEAGEIVAQVVKVQQALDKLDERVSSVVIMGIGEPFDNFNSMLSFLKIINHDKALNIGARHITVSTSGIIPKIYEFADQNMQINFAVSLHAPNTEIRSRLMPINRAYKLPELMDAIRYYINKTGRRVSFEYGLFGNVNDQVEHAEELAKLVKGVKCHVNLIPVNYVPERDYVRTPRDQIFLFEQTLKDRGVNVTIRREQGSDIDAACGQLRAKERQEETR from the coding sequence ATGGAACAAGTTAAATCAACTAGAAGAAAACAAGAAGCAGAACCAACAATCCCATCCATCTACTCTTTGCAATTGGACGAGTTAAAAGAATGGTTAAAAGATAACAATGAAAAAGCGTTTAGAGGAGAACAGATTTTTGAGTGGCTTTACAAAAAAAGGGTAACAACATTTGAAGATATGTCCAATCTGTCTAAAAATCTGCGTACGCTTTTAGAAGAAAACTTCACAATCACAACATTAAAAACGATTATCGAACAAACATCAAATGATGGAACAATTAAGTTCCTTTTCGAACTTCATGATGGATATTCGATTGAAACGGTTTTAATGAGACATGATTATGGCAATTCTGTATGTGTAACGACGCAAGTTGGCTGCCGTATCGGCTGTACTTTCTGTGCTTCTACCCTTGGTGGACTTAAAAGAAACCTAGAAGCAGGAGAAATTGTGGCACAGGTAGTAAAAGTACAACAAGCCCTTGATAAATTGGATGAGCGTGTTAGCTCTGTTGTAATTATGGGAATTGGTGAGCCATTTGATAATTTCAACAGTATGCTTAGCTTCTTGAAAATTATTAATCATGATAAGGCGCTTAACATTGGAGCTAGACATATTACTGTTTCAACGAGCGGTATTATTCCAAAGATTTATGAATTTGCAGACCAAAACATGCAAATAAACTTTGCCGTATCTCTACATGCGCCAAACACGGAGATAAGAAGCAGATTAATGCCGATTAACCGCGCATATAAGCTGCCTGAACTGATGGATGCCATCCGTTATTACATCAACAAAACAGGACGAAGAGTAAGTTTTGAATATGGTTTATTCGGAAATGTCAATGATCAGGTAGAACATGCGGAAGAATTGGCTAAACTTGTAAAAGGGGTTAAATGTCACGTAAACCTTATACCTGTTAACTATGTTCCAGAACGCGATTATGTACGTACACCTAGAGATCAAATCTTCCTATTTGAACAAACGTTAAAAGACCGCGGTGTTAATGTAACGATCCGCAGAGAACAAGGTTCTGACATTGATGCTGCTTGCGGCCAGCTTCGCGCGAAGGAGAGACAAGAAGAGACGAGGTGA